Proteins from a genomic interval of Neosynechococcus sphagnicola sy1:
- a CDS encoding ribbon-helix-helix domain-containing protein yields MADNMATEKIRTSIYLKEDLKKELERLAKVERRSLNNLIEILVEDAIEEAKKEGKLTHASK; encoded by the coding sequence ATGGCTGACAATATGGCAACAGAAAAGATTCGGACATCTATTTATCTCAAAGAAGACCTTAAGAAGGAGCTTGAGCGCTTAGCCAAGGTTGAGCGCAGAAGCCTTAACAACCTGATTGAGATTCTGGTTGAGGACGCTATTGAAGAAGCCAAAAAGGAAGGCAAACTAACCCATGCAAGCAAGTGA